The Megalobrama amblycephala isolate DHTTF-2021 linkage group LG7, ASM1881202v1, whole genome shotgun sequence genome window below encodes:
- the LOC125271781 gene encoding lipopolysaccharide-induced tumor necrosis factor-alpha factor homolog isoform X3: protein MDGFPNDRVDNLSRDILLIMDKEQFPPPYPGPPLVHTNVPYQMPQVSYQSQQIPVATYNPPPSQTTVMASSVTQTIQSSGMGPMVVYNQQPVMSTVIQTVQPAPAQVTVVIPPRLTEVPGQIKCPYCQQQIVTETTYINGMMVWVICGSLGILGIWPCCLIPFCVKACKDVEHCCPSCKSLVYVYRRM, encoded by the exons ATGGATGGATTCCCCAATGACAGGGTGGACAACCTTTCAAGGGACAT ATTGTTGATAATGGATAAAGAACAGTTCCCCCCTCCATATCCTGGACCGCCATTGGTCCATACCAACGTTCCCTACCAGATGCCGCAGGTTTCCTATCAAAGCCAACAAA TTCCAGTGGCCACATACAATCCACCACCCTCACAGACGACTGTCATGGCATCCAGCGTAACACAAACGATCCAGTCATCTGGCATGG GTCCAATGGTAGTTTACAACCAGCAGCCCGTCATGTCCACCGTCATTCAGACTGTCCAGCCAGCACCTGCCCAGG TCACAGTAGTTATTCCACCACGTCTGACTGAAGTCCCTGGGCAGATAAAATGTCCTTACTGCCAGCAGCAGATCGTCACAGAGACGACATACATCAATGGGATGATGGTGTGGGTCATCTGTGGAAGTCTTGGCATTTTAGG GATCTGGCCGTGTTGTTTGATTCCCTTCTGTGTGAAAGCCTGCAAGGACGTAGAGCATTGCTGTCCAAGCTGCAAAAGCCTCGTCTATGTGTACAGACGCATGTAG
- the LOC125271781 gene encoding lipopolysaccharide-induced tumor necrosis factor-alpha factor homolog isoform X2, with protein sequence MDKEQFPPPYPGPPLVHTNVPYQMPQVSYQSQQIPVATYNPPPSQTTVMASSVTQTIQSSGMAPAAMTSSTVTQTVQSSNMPAVGPMVVYNQQPVMSTVIQTVQPAPAQVTVVIPPRLTEVPGQIKCPYCQQQIVTETTYINGMMVWVICGSLGILGIWPCCLIPFCVKACKDVEHCCPSCKSLVYVYRRM encoded by the exons ATGGATAAAGAACAGTTCCCCCCTCCATATCCTGGACCGCCATTGGTCCATACCAACGTTCCCTACCAGATGCCGCAGGTTTCCTATCAAAGCCAACAAA TTCCAGTGGCCACATACAATCCACCACCCTCACAGACGACTGTCATGGCATCCAGCGTAACACAAACGATCCAGTCATCTGGCATGG CACCAGCTGCCATGACTTCATCCACAGTAACTCAAACAGTTCAGTCTTCAAATATGCCTGCTGTTG GTCCAATGGTAGTTTACAACCAGCAGCCCGTCATGTCCACCGTCATTCAGACTGTCCAGCCAGCACCTGCCCAGG TCACAGTAGTTATTCCACCACGTCTGACTGAAGTCCCTGGGCAGATAAAATGTCCTTACTGCCAGCAGCAGATCGTCACAGAGACGACATACATCAATGGGATGATGGTGTGGGTCATCTGTGGAAGTCTTGGCATTTTAGG GATCTGGCCGTGTTGTTTGATTCCCTTCTGTGTGAAAGCCTGCAAGGACGTAGAGCATTGCTGTCCAAGCTGCAAAAGCCTCGTCTATGTGTACAGACGCATGTAG
- the LOC125271781 gene encoding lipopolysaccharide-induced tumor necrosis factor-alpha factor homolog isoform X1 gives MDGFPNDRVDNLSRDILLIMDKEQFPPPYPGPPLVHTNVPYQMPQVSYQSQQIPVATYNPPPSQTTVMASSVTQTIQSSGMAPAAMTSSTVTQTVQSSNMPAVGPMVVYNQQPVMSTVIQTVQPAPAQVTVVIPPRLTEVPGQIKCPYCQQQIVTETTYINGMMVWVICGSLGILGIWPCCLIPFCVKACKDVEHCCPSCKSLVYVYRRM, from the exons ATGGATGGATTCCCCAATGACAGGGTGGACAACCTTTCAAGGGACAT ATTGTTGATAATGGATAAAGAACAGTTCCCCCCTCCATATCCTGGACCGCCATTGGTCCATACCAACGTTCCCTACCAGATGCCGCAGGTTTCCTATCAAAGCCAACAAA TTCCAGTGGCCACATACAATCCACCACCCTCACAGACGACTGTCATGGCATCCAGCGTAACACAAACGATCCAGTCATCTGGCATGG CACCAGCTGCCATGACTTCATCCACAGTAACTCAAACAGTTCAGTCTTCAAATATGCCTGCTGTTG GTCCAATGGTAGTTTACAACCAGCAGCCCGTCATGTCCACCGTCATTCAGACTGTCCAGCCAGCACCTGCCCAGG TCACAGTAGTTATTCCACCACGTCTGACTGAAGTCCCTGGGCAGATAAAATGTCCTTACTGCCAGCAGCAGATCGTCACAGAGACGACATACATCAATGGGATGATGGTGTGGGTCATCTGTGGAAGTCTTGGCATTTTAGG GATCTGGCCGTGTTGTTTGATTCCCTTCTGTGTGAAAGCCTGCAAGGACGTAGAGCATTGCTGTCCAAGCTGCAAAAGCCTCGTCTATGTGTACAGACGCATGTAG